From the Quercus lobata isolate SW786 chromosome 6, ValleyOak3.0 Primary Assembly, whole genome shotgun sequence genome, one window contains:
- the LOC115995256 gene encoding probable polyol transporter 6, producing MVSMEDGCGENQARFNKYACACAMVASMISIIFGYDTGVMSGAMIFIKEDLKINDTQVEVLAGILNLCALLGSLAAGRTSDYIGRRYTIVLASIIFLLGAVLMGYGPSYAILMMGRCVAGIGVGFALMIAPVYSAEISSPSSRGFLTSLPELCISLGILLGYLSNYFFGKLTLKLGWRMMLGIAAIPSLALAFGIVKMPESPRWLVMQGRLGDAKKILLRVSNTKEEAEARFRDIKTAAGIDENCLEDIVKLPSKNRGEGVWKELLLRPSPSVRWILMAAIGIHFFEHATGIEAVVLYSPRIFKTAGITGKDKLLLATVGVGLTKATFILIATLFLDKFGRRRLLLTSTSGMVLALTILGFSLTMVEHSEERLVWALSLSIVATYTYVAFFSIGLGPITWVYSSEIFPLKLRAQGASIGVAVNRVMNAVVSMSFISIYKAITIGGSFFIFAGISVLAWGFFYFFLPETKGKSLEEMEVLFSKNTRPRNVGIETQQRSNV from the exons TTTCAATGGAGGATGGTTGTGGAGAAAATCAGGCAAGGTTTAACAAGTATGCCTGTGCTTGTGCTATGGTTGCCTCTATGATCTCCATTATCTTTGGCTACG ATACTGGTGTAATGAGTGGAGcaatgatattcataaaagaagatctaaaaataaatgacaCACAAGTTGAAGTTCTGGCTGGAATTCTGAACCTATGTGCTCTATTAGGTTCCCTGGCTGCTGGAAGAACATCTGATTATATTGGTCGCCGTTACACAATTGTCTTAGCCTCCATCATTTTCTTGCTTGGTGCAGTTTTGATGGGTTATGGCCCATCTTATGCAATCCTAATGATGGGAAGGTGTGTTGCTGGCATTGGTGTGGGCTTTGCACTCATGATAGCTCCAGTTTACTCGGCAGAGATTTCTTCTCCTTCATCCCGAGGATTTCTAACCTCCCTACCCGAGCTTTGCATTAGTCTTGGAATCTTACTCGGTTATTTATCCAATTACTTCTTCGGAAAATTGACCTTGAAACTTGGCTGGAGAATGATGCTTGGAATTGCAGCAATCCCTTCACTTGCCTTGGCTTTTGGCATAGTAAAAATGCCAGAATCCCCAAGGTGGTTAGTAATGCAAGGGCGTCTAGGAGACGCGAAAAAGATCCTATTGCGAGTATCTAATACTAAAGAAGAAGCCGAAGCCCGTTTCCGCGACATAAAAACAGCTGCTGGAATTGATGAGAATTGCTTAGAGGATATTGTCAAACTTCCTAGTAAGAATCGCGGTGAAGGGGTTTGGAAAGAACTATTGCTCAGGCCTTCTCCTTCAGTGCGTTGGATTTTGATGGCGGCCATTGGAATTCACTTCTTTGAGCATGCAACAGGAATAGAGGCAGTTGTGTTATATAGTCCAAGAATCTTCAAGACAGCTGGGATCACTGGCAAGGACAAGCTCTTGCTTGCCACAGTTGGGGTAGGGCTTACAAAGGCTACATTCATATTAATAGCAACACTTTTTCTTGACAAATTTGGGAGGAGACGCTTACTTCTTACAAGCACAAGTGGTATGGTTTTGGCCTTAACAATTTTAGGCTTTAGTTTAACCATGGTGGAGCATTCTGAAGAGAGACTTGTGTGGGCACTGAGCCTCAGCATTGTTGCTACTTATACATATGTGGCTTTCTTTTCTATTGGGCTTGGTCCCATTACATGGGTCTATAGCTCTGAGATATTTCCTTTGAAGTTAAGGGCACAAGGAGCCAGTATTGGGGTAGCCGTGAACAGAGTCATGAATGCTGTCGTTTCTATgagttttatttcaatttacaAAGCAATTACAATTGGTGGGAGTTTCTTTATATTTGCTGGCATCTCTGTGTTGGCATGgggtttcttttatttcttcttgCCGGAGACTAAGGGAAAATCCTTGGAAGAGATGGAGGTGCTGTTCAGCAAAAACACTAGGCCTAGAAATGTGGGTATAGAAACTCAGCAAAGAAGCAATGTGTAA